One genomic window of Helicobacter canis includes the following:
- a CDS encoding HNH endonuclease, translating to MKNNGSQLDLIMEFFKANPKRDIKHPEVVDWVVKEWQKRTGKVFRDPYRGIRSLHQRGYLQKIAKGVYHYDPDFVNLRQDLEDFSPALKKQILE from the coding sequence ATGAAAAATAATGGCTCTCAACTTGATTTAATAATGGAATTTTTTAAGGCAAATCCAAAGCGAGATATTAAACACCCTGAAGTGGTGGATTGGGTGGTTAAAGAATGGCAAAAACGCACAGGAAAAGTTTTTAGAGATCCGTATAGGGGTATTAGGAGTTTGCACCAAAGAGGCTATTTGCAAAAGATTGCAAAGGGAGTTTATCACTATGACCCAGATTTTGTAAATTTAAGGCAAGATTTAGAGGACTTTAGCCCAGCGTTAAAAAAGCAGATTTTAGAGTGA
- the rpsI gene encoding 30S ribosomal protein S9, giving the protein MAKKVYATGKRKTAIAKVWLSNGSGKLMVNDMTLNEWLGGHEAIKKKVLQPLVLTKQEKSVDIVAKAFGGGYSAQAEAVQHGISKALNEYDRAFRAILKPKGLLTRDSRVVERKKYGKRKARRSPQFSKR; this is encoded by the coding sequence ATGGCAAAAAAAGTGTATGCAACAGGCAAAAGAAAGACAGCGATCGCAAAGGTATGGCTAAGCAATGGTAGCGGTAAGCTTATGGTCAATGATATGACACTCAATGAATGGCTCGGAGGACACGAAGCCATTAAGAAAAAGGTGCTACAGCCCCTAGTGCTAACCAAGCAAGAAAAATCCGTAGATATAGTAGCTAAGGCTTTTGGCGGTGGGTATTCTGCGCAGGCAGAGGCTGTGCAACACGGGATTTCCAAAGCATTGAATGAATACGATAGAGCATTCCGTGCGATCTTGAAGCCCAAAGGCTTGCTAACGCGCGACTCCCGCGTTGTCGAGCGCAAAAAATACGGGAAGCGAAAAGCCCGCCGAAGCCCACAATTCTCTAAACGCTAG
- the pyrH gene encoding UMP kinase: MEKNKRVLVKFSGEALAGDNGFGIEPKILSYIADEIASLLEAKIEVGIVIGGGNIIRGVSAAQGGVIRRTSGDYMGMLATVINAVAMQEALEHSGVNVRVQSAIEIKEICESYIYRRAIRHLEKGRVVIFAAGTGNPFFTTDTTATLRAVEIGADYVIKATKVDGVYDKDPKKYPDAKRLDTISYDAALAENIKVMDDTAIALAKDNRLPIIVCNMFKAGNLLEIVRDGKGVFSVVR; encoded by the coding sequence ATGGAAAAAAACAAGCGCGTTTTAGTGAAGTTTTCTGGGGAGGCATTAGCAGGGGATAATGGCTTTGGGATTGAGCCAAAGATCCTTAGCTATATTGCTGATGAGATTGCTTCACTCCTAGAGGCGAAGATAGAAGTAGGCATTGTCATTGGCGGGGGGAATATTATCCGTGGTGTGAGTGCTGCACAAGGTGGTGTGATCCGCCGCACAAGTGGAGATTATATGGGTATGCTAGCCACAGTGATAAATGCGGTAGCTATGCAAGAAGCCCTAGAGCATAGTGGTGTTAATGTGAGAGTGCAAAGTGCCATTGAGATTAAAGAGATTTGCGAGAGCTATATTTATCGCCGTGCTATTCGGCATTTAGAAAAGGGACGGGTAGTGATTTTTGCTGCTGGGACAGGGAATCCATTTTTCACCACAGATACGACTGCTACCCTACGCGCAGTGGAGATAGGAGCAGACTATGTGATCAAGGCTACAAAGGTTGATGGTGTCTATGACAAAGATCCTAAGAAATATCCTGATGCCAAGCGACTTGATACTATCTCCTATGATGCAGCTTTAGCAGAAAATATCAAAGTGATGGACGATACAGCAATCGCCCTAGCCAAAGATAATCGCCTACCTATCATCGTGTGCAATATGTTTAAAGCAGGAAATCTCCTTGAGATCGTGCGTGATGGCAAGGGTGTGTTCTCTGTGGTGAGATAG
- a CDS encoding HNH endonuclease produces the protein MICGMGKKEGVELHIDHIKPKDLGGKAVLENGQTLCSRHNFLKKNLKQTETGKKMFIQMLESAKDSGESELVAFLEEVLSIYEKHNINGHIVWKK, from the coding sequence GTGATATGTGGAATGGGCAAAAAAGAAGGAGTGGAGCTGCATATAGACCATATAAAACCAAAGGATTTAGGTGGAAAAGCGGTTTTAGAAAATGGGCAAACTCTATGTAGTAGGCATAATTTTTTAAAGAAAAATCTAAAGCAAACTGAAACAGGCAAAAAGATGTTTATCCAAATGCTAGAATCTGCAAAAGATTCTGGTGAGAGTGAGCTTGTGGCATTTTTAGAAGAGGTTTTAAGCATTTATGAAAAGCATAATATCAATGGGCATATAGTGTGGAAAAAGTAG
- a CDS encoding site-specific DNA-methyltransferase produces the protein MPLHGTPFSYKNAILFNHTCLDKTILQEKSLDLIITSPPYNVGIEYNSNEDSNSYESYLEFSQKWIENCYFWAKDGARFCLNIPLDKNKGGQQSVGADLTTLAKQIGWNYHSTIIWNEGNISRRTAWGSWLSASAPYVIAPVELIVVLYKGAWKKKHKGESDISKEEFMAWTNGLWSFNGESKKRIGHPAPFPRELPKRCIKLFSYVGDVVLDPFCGSGTTMIESYLNNRCFIGIELDKAYCELSKKRFLEAIEKERGIFDEK, from the coding sequence ATGCCACTACACGGCACGCCCTTTAGCTACAAGAATGCGATATTGTTTAATCACACTTGCCTTGATAAAACAATTTTGCAAGAAAAATCACTTGATTTAATCATCACTTCCCCACCTTATAATGTGGGTATTGAATACAACTCCAATGAAGATTCTAACTCTTATGAAAGCTATTTAGAATTCTCTCAAAAATGGATAGAAAATTGCTACTTTTGGGCAAAAGATGGGGCAAGATTTTGCCTAAATATCCCACTTGACAAAAACAAAGGCGGACAGCAAAGCGTGGGGGCGGATTTAACCACTTTAGCAAAGCAAATTGGCTGGAATTATCACAGCACAATCATTTGGAATGAGGGTAATATCTCACGCCGCACAGCTTGGGGAAGTTGGCTTAGTGCATCAGCCCCTTATGTCATCGCACCTGTGGAGCTTATAGTCGTGCTTTATAAGGGAGCTTGGAAGAAAAAACATAAGGGGGAGAGTGATATAAGCAAGGAAGAGTTTATGGCTTGGACGAATGGATTATGGAGCTTTAATGGAGAGTCTAAAAAACGCATAGGACACCCAGCCCCTTTTCCTAGAGAGCTGCCGAAGCGGTGCATTAAGCTATTTTCCTATGTGGGTGATGTGGTGCTTGATCCATTTTGTGGCAGTGGCACGACAATGATAGAATCTTATCTTAACAATCGGTGCTTTATTGGCATTGAGCTAGATAAGGCATATTGCGAACTAAGCAAAAAACGATTTTTAGAAGCAATAGAAAAAGAAAGGGGAATTTTTGATGAAAAATAA
- a CDS encoding mechanosensitive ion channel family protein yields MKLFLALFCAFPYLIYANPLATESTLLEQKIRDMLSSAVRFVESILPAFCASPMCAKILLSIGIFIVLWLCRSSLAKLAIYCIDMILHLSKQDTQTRRQIQRALMKPITLFLLVMSVNISLDVLYLPDPSPKGLEVWFKVVYVINGTWFIIIISQGYVAALLASLAQKRGDHFRREVINLLLKIGYFIIVVIALLWILKILGFNISAIIASLGLGGLAVALAVKDMLANFFASVMLLFDNSFSQGERIQCGDVDGVVVEMGLRRTTIRTGDNALVLIPNAELANKSIINWSRRKAGRRIYFSLGLTYGTPPDKILQCIESIKAMLLAHPLIAKESTAQDTLEYSLHLKRSIVSLDDYLGYKYSIYVVLDELADSSMNILVYCFSKGVSLEEYLLAKEQVIIEILRIVDKLGLSLAFPSQSLYVESLPHQASLT; encoded by the coding sequence ATGAAGCTATTTCTCGCGCTTTTTTGCGCATTTCCCTATCTCATCTATGCAAATCCACTCGCCACAGAAAGCACACTGCTTGAGCAAAAGATCCGCGATATGCTATCAAGTGCGGTTAGGTTTGTAGAATCTATCCTGCCAGCATTTTGCGCAAGCCCAATGTGTGCGAAAATCCTTTTAAGCATAGGGATTTTTATCGTGCTATGGCTGTGTCGCTCTTCTTTGGCAAAGCTTGCGATTTATTGCATTGATATGATCTTGCACCTATCTAAGCAAGATACACAAACAAGGCGGCAGATCCAAAGGGCGTTGATGAAGCCTATCACGCTCTTTTTGCTTGTGATGAGTGTCAATATCTCGCTTGATGTGCTTTATCTCCCAGACCCTTCACCTAAGGGGCTTGAAGTGTGGTTTAAAGTCGTGTATGTCATCAATGGCACTTGGTTTATTATCATCATTTCACAAGGCTATGTCGCAGCACTTCTTGCTAGCCTGGCGCAAAAACGAGGCGATCACTTCCGCCGCGAAGTCATCAATCTCTTGCTGAAAATCGGGTATTTTATCATCGTGGTTATCGCGCTATTGTGGATTCTAAAGATACTAGGCTTTAATATCTCTGCCATTATCGCTTCTCTTGGGCTTGGTGGGCTAGCAGTAGCCCTTGCGGTCAAAGATATGCTGGCAAATTTCTTTGCTTCTGTGATGTTGCTATTTGATAATTCTTTCTCACAAGGTGAGCGCATACAATGCGGCGATGTTGATGGCGTGGTGGTGGAGATGGGCTTGCGGCGCACGACTATCCGCACCGGTGATAATGCCCTTGTGCTAATCCCAAACGCCGAGCTTGCGAATAAATCTATCATCAATTGGAGTAGGCGCAAGGCAGGCAGGCGGATCTACTTCTCACTAGGGCTTACCTATGGCACGCCACCGGATAAGATTTTGCAATGTATAGAATCTATCAAGGCAATGCTACTAGCCCACCCCCTAATCGCCAAGGAATCCACCGCCCAAGATACGCTGGAGTATAGCTTGCACTTGAAGCGATCCATAGTCTCGCTTGATGATTATCTAGGCTACAAATACTCTATCTATGTCGTGCTAGATGAGCTAGCAGATAGCTCGATGAATATTTTGGTGTATTGCTTTAGCAAAGGAGTGAGCTTAGAGGAATATCTTTTGGCAAAAGAGCAGGTTATCATAGAGATTTTACGCATTGTCGATAAGCTCGGGCTATCGCTGGCTTTCCCTAGTCAAAGTCTCTATGTAGAATCTCTCCCACATCAAGCAAGCCTTACTTAG
- the rplM gene encoding 50S ribosomal protein L13: MTRSMKASEITREWYVIDATDKTFGRLITEVATLLRGKHKPSYTPNVDCGDFVVIINATKVKFSGVKLQDKEYFTHSGYFGSTKSKTLEEMLNKTPEKLYHLAVRGMLPKTKLGRAMIKKLKVYQGSDHPHTAQISKSK; encoded by the coding sequence ATGACACGATCGATGAAAGCAAGCGAGATTACACGAGAGTGGTATGTGATTGATGCGACAGATAAGACATTTGGGCGACTCATCACAGAGGTCGCGACACTATTGCGAGGCAAGCATAAGCCCAGCTACACGCCCAATGTGGATTGCGGTGATTTTGTGGTTATCATCAATGCCACTAAGGTCAAATTCAGCGGTGTGAAACTTCAAGATAAAGAATACTTCACGCATTCTGGGTATTTTGGCAGCACGAAGTCCAAAACCTTAGAAGAAATGCTAAACAAAACGCCAGAGAAGCTCTATCACCTAGCCGTGCGCGGTATGCTTCCTAAAACTAAGCTTGGCAGAGCGATGATCAAAAAGCTCAAAGTCTATCAAGGCAGTGATCACCCCCACACAGCTCAAATCTCAAAAAGCAAATAA
- a CDS encoding transporter substrate-binding domain-containing protein, translating into MRYYQRFWQFGKKMRIMLGLLGVLLLLGCENSLDSIKDRRILHIGISKATPPFGYVDSRGEFAGLEVLLGKKLAKDLLGDESRVSFQAITQELAHKLLESGELDIVLASSFAIAENPHALISSTPYMYANISVLGKSSQPKGIQELAASAVLVRQDSIAAAYFASNYPTITLQTCLDLRECLASFVREENTYFADSDMIITALARQNPSFVISVPALGDPYPIAPLLKSSSTSLHNWLDKEITILHKEGFLKQAFSSALQSYDDEQSLR; encoded by the coding sequence GTGCGATATTATCAGCGATTTTGGCAGTTTGGCAAAAAGATGCGCATAATGCTTGGGCTACTTGGTGTGCTACTGCTTCTAGGGTGTGAAAACTCCCTAGATTCTATCAAAGATCGGCGCATACTACATATCGGCATATCTAAGGCGACACCGCCCTTTGGCTATGTGGATTCTAGGGGGGAGTTTGCTGGGCTTGAAGTGCTGCTTGGCAAAAAGCTTGCCAAAGATCTCTTAGGCGATGAATCGCGCGTGAGTTTTCAGGCGATCACACAAGAGCTAGCCCACAAGCTCCTAGAATCTGGCGAGCTTGACATCGTGCTAGCAAGCTCCTTTGCCATAGCAGAAAATCCGCACGCCCTAATCTCTAGCACGCCCTATATGTATGCAAATATCAGCGTGCTAGGCAAGAGTAGCCAGCCCAAAGGCATACAAGAGCTAGCAGCCTCTGCGGTGCTTGTGCGCCAAGACTCCATAGCTGCGGCGTATTTTGCTAGCAACTACCCCACAATCACCCTGCAAACCTGCCTAGATCTGCGTGAATGCCTTGCTAGCTTTGTGCGAGAGGAAAACACCTACTTCGCCGATAGCGATATGATCATCACAGCACTTGCCCGCCAGAATCCAAGCTTTGTCATAAGTGTGCCAGCCCTAGGCGACCCTTATCCCATAGCACCACTGCTTAAATCATCTAGCACCAGCTTGCATAATTGGCTTGATAAAGAAATCACTATCTTGCATAAAGAAGGATTTCTCAAGCAGGCTTTCTCAAGTGCGCTGCAATCCTATGATGATGAGCAATCCTTGCGCTAG